From Rhodovibrio salinarum DSM 9154:
CGTCCATCAGGTGGGTTGCGACCAGGCCTTGCGCTTCCACCCGGTCGCGCGTCGTGAACCGCAGGGCCAGATGGAAATCCTCCCGATACAGGTCGACCGGCCGGTCACCCGCCGACAGCAGGACGTCGAGCGCGGGATGTTGGGCGTGAAAGTCGGGCAGGCGCGGCAACAGCCAGCGCGAGGTCAGGGATTGTAGCGCGGAGATATGGACCGGTCCTTGGCGTGTCCGGTCGGCGACCGCCGCAGTGCTGGCCGCGATTCGGTCCAGACCATCACGCAGCCCCGGGAGATAGGCCTGTCCTGCCTCGGTTAGCGTGATCCGGCGATTGCCCCGATGGAACAAGGCCACGCCCAGCCAATCCTCCAGCGCGCGCACCTGATGGCTGACGGCGGTTTGCGTCACCGCAAGTTCGTCGGCGGCGCGCGTGAACGACAGGTGCCGTGCGGCGGCCTCGAACGCCTTGGCGGCGTTGAGTGGGGGTAGGCGGCGTGCCATCAGCTGGCCTCCGGAACCGCATGAGTTTCATTCATGCGGTCCGGAGATATCGT
This genomic window contains:
- the gcvA gene encoding transcriptional regulator GcvA, whose protein sequence is MARRLPPLNAAKAFEAAARHLSFTRAADELAVTQTAVSHQVRALEDWLGVALFHRGNRRITLTEAGQAYLPGLRDGLDRIAASTAAVADRTRQGPVHISALQSLTSRWLLPRLPDFHAQHPALDVLLSAGDRPVDLYREDFHLALRFTTRDRVEAQGLVATHLMDEAIFPVCAPVLTEAEPPLRTPGDLRGHVLLHDKVDDTPEDPGWAVWCRAAGIARPASPARHYSDAGLVLQAATAGQGVALARLSLVREDLESARLVRPFGPVTRTRYSYYAVTTPAMAPQPRVRTMVDWLVEQARDQADDPLLAEAVPPPEG